In Eupeodes corollae chromosome 3, idEupCoro1.1, whole genome shotgun sequence, a single genomic region encodes these proteins:
- the LOC129950565 gene encoding uncharacterized protein LOC129950565, with product MLLKYPLLLSSLCCLARLHCCCKIKPRIIAGGKPLSLKILVTLMLIADGEEVIREVKDEKEQELIRAQYGNMLHSFQRSQNSDQFAKYVLYVNKQAISFLKRNKNIIILSADKGNVTVAMERNEYDDKMSVLLSDRSTYWRVRHNPTTTLQNRNNELVKWLNNNNHIDDKEKNKMTTYTAQLPSIYGLPKTHKPSMPMRPIVSSLNLPCYELSRFVGRILQSVTNETKYTVKNSYEFVDKARNVKLQSNDVLVSFDVISLFTNIPVQLAINIIKKKWDTISRHTKISQTKFIEIMDFCLKDNNYLQFKDIIYKQIFGMPMGNPLSPTIADLVMDHLLDECLTGCNAKPNFIVKYVDDIFAVMDKYKVADLLLILNGFHSKLQFTVENENNSSISFLDVKIHRMDTQLSFDWFQKPTASGRLINFRSNQAKHIIFNTASNLINKVFTLSDVRFHHSNTIKVTKILSDNGFPPAIIRGLILQQQCRRAKQQSEDNNKGYFKSIVYVPKLAESFKQVVTKNIQDVRLAFKSNQTIRHLFTKLKTKIDRDKRTDVIYKINCKGL from the exons ATGCTTTTGAAGTATCCTTTGTTGTTATCCTCACTTTGTTGTTTAGCGCGTCTGCattgttgttgtaaaattaagccACGAATAATTGCTGGCGGGAAACCGTTGTCGCTTAAaattttggtcactttgatg TTAATAGCTGATGGAGAAGAAGTAATACGAGAAGTGAAAGACGAAAAGGAACAAGAACTGATCAGAGCACAGTATGGCAATATGTTGCACTCGTTTCAACGTAGTCAAAACAGCGACCAGTTTGCCAAATATGTGCTTTATGTCAACAAACAAGCTATCTCTTTCCTTAagcgaaacaaaaatattattattctctCAGCGGACAAAGGCAATGTGACTGTAGCGATGGAGCGTAATGAATACGATGACAAAATGAGTGTACTTCTCTCTGACCGAAGTACGTATTGGCGTGTTAGACATAACCCAACAACAACACTACAAAACCGAAACAATGAGTTGGTTAAGTggctcaacaacaacaaccacataGACGATaaggaaaagaacaaaatgacaACATACACCGCGCAGCTTCCCTCTATCTACGGACTACCAAAAACGCACAAACCAAGCATGCCCATGCGTCCAATTGTATCATCTTTGAATTTACCATGCTATGAGCTTTCCAGATTTGTTGGTAGAATTTTACAATCAGTGACGAATGAAACAAAATACACTGTAAAAAATTCTTACGAATTTGTTGACAAAGcgagaaatgttaaattacAAAGTAATGATGTATTGGTCTCGTTTGATGTTATTTCATTATTTACTAACATCCCAGTACAATTggctattaatattattaaaaagaaatgggATACGATTAGCAGACATACCAAAATCAGCcaaactaaatttattgaaatcatgGATTTTTGCTTAAAAGACAACAACTATTTGCAGTTTAAGGACATtatctacaaacaaatttttggaatgCCAATGGGTAACCCTCTTTCGCCCACTATTGCTGATTTGGTAATGGACCATTTACTTGACGAATGCTTAACTGGATGTAAtgcaaaaccaaattttatagTGAAATATGTTGATGACATATTTGCGGTTATGGACAAATATAAAGTCGCAGACTTATTATTGATCCTGAACGGATTCCACTCCAAACTACAGTTCACTGTTGAAAACGAAAACAACAGTTCTATATCGTTCCTTGATGTCAAAATCCACCGTATGGACACTCAATTGTCGTTTGATTGGTTTCAAAAACCAACAGCATCAGGACGTCTGATCAACTTCCGGTCCAACCAAGCCAAACACATAATCTTCAACACAGCTtccaatttaattaacaaagttTTTACGTTAAGTGACGTAAGATTCCACCATTCAAATAccatcaaagtgaccaaaattTTAAGCGACAACGGTTTCCCGCCAGCAATTATTCGTggcttaattttacaacaacaatGCAGACGCGCTAAACAACAAAGTGAGGATAACAACAAAGGATACTTCAAAAGCATTGTTTACGTTCCAAAACTGGCTGAGAGTTTTAAGCAAGTTGTCACCAAAAACATCCAAGATGTCCGATTGGCTTTTAAATCTAACCAGACAATTAGACACCTTTTCACCAAACTAAAGACCAAAATAGACAGAGATAAACGCACTGatgtgatttataaaataaactgcaaag gattataa